From a single Miscanthus floridulus cultivar M001 chromosome 8, ASM1932011v1, whole genome shotgun sequence genomic region:
- the LOC136475003 gene encoding protein BIG GRAIN 1-like: MPPHDDDDGARVPPPRPSRGHQPSFSAALLDAIYHSLEADAEARSSTEARRTRTPGSSSLSPARRTPLPSRRRPTPEQSPSRSSVRSPRLQRTPRPCRVRPDPQAYSNGSLLLPPPLPPPHPHEPSTGDRRVADAEKTRSRRKSKRTTAKAAPFACLLNALLCNRRPARSVDHTPRATVTAAPAPEPASSRSILLSRASLRESAATGGILTPARRAVRFSPVATVVGDERGHGPAGAVGTAMTGLRDAGAEMARAKESAAEAERRVEELLRALGVADERERAKESSESSSDLFELESLPAFEDRDTEMPRSRTAAGDGARLLARPRPRVAV; this comes from the coding sequence ATGCCTccacacgacgacgacgacggcgcccgCGTCCCGCCGCCCCGGCCCAGCCGGGGCCACCAGCCGTCCTTctccgccgcgctcctcgacgcCATCTACCACTCCCTCGAGGCCGACGCCGAGGCGCGCTCGTCCACGGAGGCGCGCCGGACCCGGACGCCggggtcgtcgtcgttgtccccGGCGCGGCGGACGCCGCTTCCGAGCCGACGTCGCCCGACGCCCGAGCAGTCGCCGTCCCGTTCCTCGGTCCGGTCACCGCGGCTGCAGAGGACGCCGCGGCCGTGCCGCGTCCGCCCGGACCCGCAGGCCTACTCGAACGGCTCCCTCCTCCTGCCGCCTCCGCTCCCTCCGCCACACCCACACGAGCCGTCGACCGGGGACCGCCGCGTTGCGGACGCGGAGAAGACGAGGAGCAGGAGGAAGAGCAAGAGGACGACAGCAAAGGCGGCGCCGTTCGCGTGCCTCCTGAACGCTCTGCTCTGCAACAGGAGGCCGGCCAGGTCGGTCGACCACACGCCGCGCGCAACGGTAACGGCCGCGCCGGCGCCAGAGCCGGCGTCGTCGAGGTCGATCCTCTTGTCGCGCGCTTCCCTGAGGGAGTCCGCGGCGACGGGAGGGATCCTGACCCCGGCGAGGCGGGCGGTGCGGTTCTCGCCCGTGGCGACGGTGGTGGGCGACGAGCGAGGGCACGGCCCTGCTGGAGCGGTCGGGACGGCGATGACGGGGCTGCGGGACGCGGGGGCGGAGATGGCGCGGGCGAAGGAGTCCGCGGCGGAGGCGGAGAGGAGGGTGGAGGAGCTGTTGCGCGCGCTCGGCGTGGCGGACGAGCGGGAGAGGGCCAAGGAGAGCAGCGAGTCCAGCTCCGACCTGTTCGAGCTCGAGAGCCTGCCGGCGTTTGAAGACAGAGACACCGAGATGCCGCGTTCCAGAACCgccgccggcgacggcgccaggcTGCTGGCACGGCCGCGGCCCCGCGTAGCTGTGTAA